tgttttagttcattgtatctgccttcatccatcactgctcactgccatagtgctttgcactcattgatagcttaggaaaacttcttttaagcactcctactccctgtggactgatccctttcttatccctatattataaacttggccttgtatacttgcaagagtttttgtgtgttttccatttccacaccatatacgaagttggtttagattttgtatagcggcttaatcctgagagtataaaattctggacaaggtcccggggtttttctgcatttgcggtttcctcgttaacaaaatcttgtcgtgtcttttacttttctatttccgcaattataattgtttttattataattagaagtaaaatacacaaacgttaattcctaattacttgatagcaatcctattgtgtttgattaagtttGAACacattatcaagtaatcatacttcgttgttgtattgtctcgatcttgtatccatagtcaatcacgcaagttatgtcgttgtcgtattgtttcgatctcgtatccatagacgatcaagccaagtgtgaaccgattagttttattgtctcgactcagtccatagaaaatcactttcggagaaaggacttataggtggaaaagttttagattgaggtatatttggggaccctcgtcttttcaatttggcagtggaaaaagaagaaATGAAAGACTAGCCATATTAGGAAAAGAATATGGGACATCATTCGATTTTCTATATGGGTTGAAAGAAATTCCAGGTTATTCAAATAGGAAGTATAAATCCTTAGAATCAATTATTATCATttcaagatttttatttttaattagtgTGTTGGAACTGGAATCTTTAAAGGATATCCTTCAAATACGGTTCTTCAGAACTGAAATGCTGTTATGAAATTGTAAAATTATAAACTGGGATGCTCTTTTCaagattgttgatggtggatttttgacgaggGCAGAAATTTTAAAATTATAGTTCTGTACATTTCTGACCTAGCTTCAGACGAATATATCAAATTCATGTTTTATGGTCTACATATGAGAGCTCATGTTACGATGATCTTCTTGAGAGCATGAATACGGGATTCTTGAAGTCTCTCAGCCGAGCTTTCAATATTCCGCGTATTTCATCATTTATACTGTGCAATTTAATATATATTGTGTAATGCAGTCGTAATAGTAACTATTGgagtctctcagctgagatttCAATACTCTTGTATTTCATCATTCATACTGTGCAATACAATATCcacttctgtatagaatcgagaaTGATTGGACGGTCCTAGATGGACTGACcactagtatagagtgataacatcttcaggatgtcccaaatgttccctgactatacaaaaTAAATGCTCAGAACGAGTATGGTGCTTCTACCATCTCATACCTCAATTCTCGGAGAACTATAATGCTCTTACATATATTTCCTGTTAGTATatatccatcaattaattaattctagatcagtattcatcaattgaattcatCAAAACTTTTCTATTTTCACTATAATATTTTATTAcctcaattcatgattttttccAGCTGAATTCCACATATTAGTAATGAATATTCATCTTTCGGGGATACTGGCAACCACCGagtaaaaccctagaaaacatgtAGGTATATTTAGTAACAATGCTCAAACGAGCACTCAAAAGCATCGACAAACGAGTATATGGAAAATTCAACAAAAAAGGAGggagaaaaataacaaaaaaaataaaaataaaaacgcgGACCGGTTATGTGGCCGGTCCCCCTcccttttacattttttttattttttattttttattattattttcttaaatcTTGACTCCCTTATTCAAGCAAACTCTTGATATTCCATATCtttgtcaaatattgctcaatccACCGTATGGTTAATTAAGCAAATGGTTCCACGACCATTAGGTCCCACTAACCATAAAGATACATGTACTCTCTATTTCATCTTTGGAGCCATTGCTGGAGTAATGGGtatatatattaaaatattattattttaatattttccaaatattggaAGTTTAGGCAAAAATCTtgcttgctcattcaagcaaaaaattgagagtttcagtcaggATCAAATTCTTCCGAAAACAGAAAATGATGCTCAAAAATCCAacgaaaaataccaaaattttCATGAATGGACGTGCATCGACATGGTGACCCGTACATCACCATGGATGGTCGGTTCACTTGGCCACCATGGCCAACAGGTCCCACCATTCCTTAAtccatattttaattaattctccATATTTTTGTGAGTCCTCTTTACACCAATTGGACAATCCTCCATATACCGCCTAAACAGTCTCTCCACCACCAATGACTGATCCTCCTACTCATTGGTCAATTGGTCTCTCTACCATACCCATATTGGACAATCCTCCATTTTCTGGATCCAGGACTtcctaaaattagggtttgatgatTCTAATCAAAGATGAGCATTAATAATTTTCATATTGATCcaattttaaatattttattaaatatttaaagtTCGGTCTTACTACCAATATTTTTGCTGCTCAATTGTCCAACAAACAACATTTCATTTGTCGATCATCCAATATTTTGTTGGACGACCATCCAATATCTCTCAATACTCTACTATTTTCTACTTTATAATTTGATTACTCATGACCTGGTGGATCGAGAATTATAATAACTCAACAATATCTGATTTCCTGTCAAATACATGACATATCAGAATATATATTAGTCCATGATCAATCTAGCAATCTCATCAGACCGATGTTCATCAATCTGAACCATTCGAGTATCATCAAATGACATAATGATACGTTACAACTCATCAGACTCGACGTCTAAGCATTATTGCTGTCCCAGCAGACACCTTATGCCCAATCCATCATGATAATCACAGAGCATGTCACATTTGTTGACAATTATGCTTGACTCATCAAAGCTAAGAGTCACGGTCTAGCCAAGTCAACAGTTGaccaactaaatacacgtcttccttgcagactttacatgagacatcaatcatgtcacatgaggggatattcactaggattttggtctggcggactACAACACGTGCGATGTAACAGTacatccatgatgagaaatgtgagcaattcgtgctGGCAGCTGAAGGAGTAAGTGAAGTAGTGGatagacaatcaaccaagtctctcatGCAATGTGAAACTGGttcaaccacgatttcccacttccccatacTTCCACTCCTCTTCAACCGTCaccacttactggagatcaatgtgttaactaTTTCTACAATAAATAGGTTCCTCGGCTTATGATTTGGTCACAACTGAACATAACTCAATTGAAGCAATCAAACTTGACTGATCAGAACTCACCATAATCCAACTTACGACAGTCTATCATTATTAAACACGCAGAACCCTCCTAACTCGTAgatcaacacatccacaatccgtcgatcaccattgatcttacacattctcagcttccctcttacagatcgaccctcatccctctttgtgaccgaattgactctggaacgaccattttcttggtttaggccgaaatCTTACATACTGATCTCTCAAATTTCGGTACTCCTGTGCAGTGTATCTGTTAAAGGTTTAGACAATTTGCTTAATTGAGAATCTAACTATCGCACAACTCTCCACTTTTACTCAACTCCCTCATTGTCTTAGTGTTAGAGTTGATTTTTAATCCATTTTTCCTTTATgagtaaaagaaaatataaaatttaAGAAATGCCCTGAAATCATTTAACACTTAAGAGCAAGCCGAGCCGAGAATATGATGGCGGTGTAGGCGTGCACGTGATGCCAACTTAGGGCTTGGATTTCTTACTGTTAATCCTTTACATGGCCTTGGTCTTGATGATGTTAACATTGCAATTTCACCGTAAAACTTGGGAACTTTTTGACTGTTCGAAAGTTCTTCAGTCTCTTGATCTCACTCGAAGGCTCGATACAGTTCCTCCCTCTCACTCTCTCTCctctagaaaaaaaaatacagtgAAAAAATGGCAGCGTGGATGGTAGCTGCTCGCCAAGCAGCGTCAGTAACAGCTAGTAGAATATCATCTAAAACAGTATCATCGTCAGCAAATCAAGCTTCTAAGCTAATCCAACGACGTGGTCTCGCTGGTGGTGGAGGtaaaaatcacaaaaatcaaaTCCCTCCGTTTACATATTTCGTAAATCAACTATACCAAAATCGTACTGTTTTTATTGTTGTGCGATCTTAATATTATTTTAGATTCAGCAAACTCGGATAACAAATCTAAATTGGGAATTGATTTGAAGTTAGGTTATTAAACTACCGGAAATAAATTTGTGTTTTTCTACAGTCGCTGATATCATCATTTACGGCCTTAACTGTGTCTGGTGTTGTGAGAGAAATTATTATCTTCTCAGTTATGATGAAATTGTGGAATTGCTCATTTGAGCTCTGAAAGGACACTAAAATTGTAACTCTAAATGGAGGAGGAGAGATATTTGGAGAAGTATCCTTGAAAGAGTGTACATAGTTTTTGAAATGATGCCCACAAGCGGGGCACACCCTCATGTTTGGGATTTTGGTGGTCATGGCCTCTGTTAAGGGGTCTTATTTGTCTTTCAAGCAAGGGTGTCTTCAGTATACATTGTTCTTATTGTGTATGGAATTTGTTGTCTGGAATGTAGTTATTTGATTTGAAGATTTGTTTATTTGCTGGATAGTGATGTACTGAATTACCATTTTTGCGTAGATACTAATTTGAGTCTGAGATCTTGAACCTAATCATTTTTCCCTTCAGATCATGGACCACCAAAGGTGAACTGCTGGAAGGACCCATTGAGCCCATCTAAATGGAAGGAAGAACATGTAAGTCTCAATCTTAGTTGACCATTCATCTTGTATATGTGATGTTATTG
This is a stretch of genomic DNA from Papaver somniferum cultivar HN1 chromosome 1, ASM357369v1, whole genome shotgun sequence. It encodes these proteins:
- the LOC113333741 gene encoding uncharacterized protein LOC113333741, whose translation is MAAWMVAARQAASVTASRISSKTVSSSANQASKLIQRRGLAGGGDHGPPKVNCWKDPLSPSKWKEEHFVIVSLAGWGLAIYGGFKLFSGGKKENKEEKAPETAHTK